A DNA window from Rhodococcus sp. Z13 contains the following coding sequences:
- a CDS encoding AMP-binding protein: MDTFAEVVRARHGDPKAGLRFDDRQWTWGEVVQESADRAAAIVATVPAPADRQRHVGVLLENVPDFVFWIGAGALAGTAVVGINASRSGPEVARDIRHTDIDLVITESRLAHLLEGTDHGLPADRILDIDDPRYEEFLAPFRGAALPATIPSPDDIALLLFSSGSTGAPKAVIVSQGRLARLLGPLTEHVRMRQDSVTYLCMPLFHGNAVMLNLGTAVRVGATVCLTRTFSASRFSEDIHRHGATFVNYVGRALSYVLDRPEDPRDRTSTLELAFGTEASETDVARFSERFGCTVVEGYGMSEGVFRINRTPDTPPGSLGVAVGGVDVRILDEETGQECPRARFDESGRLIDSAAVGQIVACGAAHTFEGYYKNPEAMADRIKGEDFWSGDLGYRDGNGFFYFAGRSADWLRVDSENFSATAVERILLRMPGILSAPVFAVPDPTTGDQVMCALELEDGAEFDLAAFGAFLTEQPDMGDKWWPRFVRLTERIPLTGSNKVNKAPLRAVAWNTTDPVYVRVGRTPEYVLLDDETRARIEQEFVANDRTALLPAAESARVG, encoded by the coding sequence TTGGACACGTTCGCCGAAGTGGTGCGTGCCCGTCACGGCGATCCGAAGGCGGGGTTGCGTTTCGACGACCGGCAGTGGACCTGGGGAGAGGTGGTGCAGGAGAGCGCGGACCGTGCCGCCGCGATCGTGGCCACCGTGCCGGCCCCCGCCGACCGGCAGCGGCACGTCGGGGTGCTGCTCGAGAACGTCCCGGACTTCGTGTTCTGGATCGGTGCGGGTGCGCTCGCGGGAACCGCCGTCGTCGGGATCAACGCCAGCCGTAGCGGCCCGGAGGTCGCCCGGGACATCCGGCACACCGATATCGATCTGGTGATCACCGAATCCCGGCTCGCCCATCTTCTCGAGGGCACGGACCACGGTCTGCCCGCCGACCGCATCCTCGACATCGACGACCCGCGGTACGAGGAGTTTCTGGCACCGTTCCGCGGTGCGGCCCTGCCGGCGACGATCCCGTCCCCGGACGACATCGCGCTGCTGCTGTTCAGCTCGGGTTCCACCGGCGCCCCGAAGGCCGTGATCGTGAGCCAGGGACGCCTGGCGCGTCTGCTCGGTCCACTCACCGAACATGTTCGGATGCGCCAGGATTCGGTCACCTATCTGTGCATGCCGCTGTTCCACGGCAACGCCGTCATGCTCAACCTCGGCACGGCCGTGCGGGTGGGAGCGACCGTCTGCCTGACCCGCACGTTCTCCGCGAGCCGTTTCTCCGAGGACATCCACCGTCACGGTGCGACCTTCGTCAACTACGTCGGCCGGGCGCTCTCGTACGTCCTCGACAGGCCGGAGGATCCGCGCGACCGCACGAGCACCCTGGAGCTGGCGTTCGGCACCGAGGCCTCCGAGACCGATGTGGCCCGGTTCTCCGAACGCTTCGGCTGCACGGTCGTGGAAGGATACGGCATGAGCGAGGGCGTCTTCCGGATCAACCGCACCCCCGACACACCGCCCGGATCGCTGGGAGTCGCCGTCGGCGGCGTCGACGTCCGCATCCTCGACGAGGAGACGGGGCAGGAATGCCCCCGGGCCCGTTTCGACGAGTCGGGCCGTCTGATCGACAGTGCCGCCGTCGGCCAGATCGTCGCGTGCGGTGCCGCGCACACTTTCGAGGGCTACTACAAGAACCCCGAGGCGATGGCCGATCGCATCAAGGGGGAGGATTTCTGGTCGGGCGATCTCGGCTACCGCGACGGGAACGGCTTCTTCTACTTCGCGGGCAGGTCCGCCGACTGGCTCCGCGTGGACAGCGAGAACTTCTCCGCCACCGCCGTCGAACGCATCCTCCTCCGCATGCCCGGCATCCTGTCCGCCCCGGTCTTCGCGGTACCCGACCCGACGACCGGGGACCAGGTCATGTGCGCCCTCGAACTCGAGGACGGGGCGGAGTTCGATCTCGCGGCGTTCGGCGCGTTCCTCACCGAGCAACCCGACATGGGTGACAAGTGGTGGCCCCGTTTCGTCCGTCTCACCGAGCGGATCCCCCTGACGGGCAGCAACAAGGTGAACAAGGCGCCCCTGCGGGCGGTCGCGTGGAACACCACCGATCCCGTCTACGTGCGTGTCGGACGGACGCCGGAGTACGTCCTGCTCGACGACGAGACCCGGGCGCGCATCGAGCAGGAGTTCGTCGCCAACGACCGGACGGCGCTGCTGCCGGCCGCGGAATCCGCCCGGGTCGGGTGA
- a CDS encoding CoA transferase subunit A encodes MRDKRMSLDDVVGELRSGMTIGLGGWGSRRKPMAFVRAILRSDLKDLTVVTYGGPDLGLLCSAGKVKKAYYGFVSLDSAPFYDPWFAKARTGGEIVAREMDEGMVKCGLEAAAARLPFLPIRAGLGSAVVDFWEGELKTVTSPYPGPAGTETLIAMPALNLDAAFVHLNIGDKHGNAGYQGVDPYFDDLYCMAAERRYLSVEKIVETEQLVKEIPLQQLLLNRMVVDGVVEAPNGAHFTLAGDSYGRDEKFQRHYVESAKDPESWKAFVDRFLSGSEDDYQAEVRKFAQEQA; translated from the coding sequence ATGCGTGACAAGAGAATGTCGCTCGATGACGTAGTCGGCGAGCTGCGCAGCGGGATGACCATCGGTCTCGGTGGCTGGGGGTCGCGCCGCAAGCCCATGGCCTTCGTCCGCGCCATCCTGCGCTCGGACCTGAAGGATCTGACCGTCGTCACCTACGGCGGTCCCGATCTCGGCCTGCTGTGCTCCGCCGGCAAGGTGAAGAAGGCCTACTACGGCTTCGTCTCCCTCGACTCGGCACCGTTCTACGATCCCTGGTTCGCCAAGGCCCGCACGGGCGGCGAGATCGTCGCCCGCGAGATGGACGAGGGCATGGTCAAGTGCGGTCTCGAAGCCGCCGCCGCCCGCCTGCCCTTCCTGCCCATCCGGGCCGGTCTGGGTTCGGCCGTGGTCGACTTCTGGGAGGGCGAGCTGAAGACCGTCACCTCCCCCTATCCCGGCCCGGCCGGCACCGAGACCCTCATCGCGATGCCGGCCCTGAACCTCGACGCGGCGTTCGTGCACCTCAACATCGGCGACAAGCACGGCAACGCCGGTTACCAGGGTGTCGACCCGTACTTCGACGACCTGTACTGCATGGCCGCCGAGCGGCGCTACCTCTCGGTCGAGAAGATCGTCGAGACCGAGCAGCTCGTGAAAGAGATTCCGCTGCAGCAGCTCCTGCTCAACCGCATGGTGGTCGACGGTGTGGTCGAAGCCCCGAACGGCGCCCACTTCACCCTCGCCGGCGACAGCTACGGGCGGGACGAGAAGTTCCAGCGCCACTACGTCGAGTCCGCCAAGGATCCCGAGTCCTGGAAGGCATTCGTCGATCGCTTCCTGTCCGGCAGCGAGGACGACTACCAGGCCGAGGTCCGGAAGTTCGCACAGGAGCAGGCATGA
- a CDS encoding CoA-transferase subunit beta, whose product MTTTDTVTRAEYCAIACAEIFSGAGEIMASPMATLPLIGARLARLTTEPDLLITDGEALILADTPAIGAKGAIEGWMPFRKVFDVVASGRRHVVMGANQIDRHGNQNLSAFGPLQKPTRQMFGVRGAPGNTINHATSYWVGKHSPRVFVERVDVVSGVGYDKVDPDNPAFRFLHIARVVTNLGVFDFGGPGHTFRALTLHPGVAPETVAENTSFEVAGLDEAGVTREPTAEELRLIREVIDPKGLRDREVAL is encoded by the coding sequence ATGACCACCACCGACACCGTGACCCGCGCCGAGTACTGCGCGATCGCCTGCGCGGAGATCTTCTCCGGCGCCGGCGAGATCATGGCCAGCCCGATGGCGACGCTGCCGCTCATCGGCGCGCGCCTGGCCCGGCTCACCACCGAACCCGACCTGCTCATCACCGACGGCGAGGCCCTGATCCTCGCCGACACCCCCGCGATCGGCGCGAAGGGTGCGATCGAAGGGTGGATGCCCTTCCGCAAGGTCTTCGACGTCGTCGCCTCCGGGCGCCGCCACGTGGTGATGGGCGCCAACCAGATCGACCGCCACGGCAACCAGAACCTCTCGGCCTTCGGCCCGCTGCAGAAACCGACCCGGCAGATGTTCGGCGTGCGCGGCGCTCCCGGCAACACGATCAACCACGCGACCAGCTACTGGGTCGGCAAGCACTCCCCGCGCGTGTTCGTCGAGCGGGTCGACGTCGTGTCGGGTGTCGGCTACGACAAGGTCGACCCCGACAACCCGGCGTTCCGGTTCCTTCACATCGCACGGGTGGTCACCAATCTCGGTGTCTTCGACTTCGGCGGCCCCGGCCACACCTTCCGGGCGCTGACCCTGCATCCGGGCGTCGCACCCGAGACCGTCGCGGAGAACACCTCCTTCGAGGTCGCCGGTCTCGACGAGGCCGGTGTCACCCGGGAGCCCACCGCGGAGGAGCTGCGACTGATCCGCGAGGTGATCGACCCGAAGGGCCTGCGCGATCGCGAGGTCGCGCTGTGA
- a CDS encoding SDR family NAD(P)-dependent oxidoreductase: protein MTEPLDLDRSQYGPWAVIAGGSEGVGAAFADELSRAGFDLVLIARKPGPLEETADKARSNGVQVRILALDLLADDAVEQIRRATEDIEVGLFVFNAGANSYGHEFVTGDLDGFRGVIDLNVHRQIELSHLFGGPMKERGRGGIMLLGSLSGYMGAEQQSIYAASKAFSRVFAESLWLELAPHGVHVVELVLGVTRTPAMVRAGLNFDIPGIRVAEPEDVAREGLEHLADGPVWVAGGNYETAIRRSGFPRDELVRGAAAAMRALLNR from the coding sequence ATGACCGAGCCCCTCGACCTGGATCGCTCGCAGTACGGACCGTGGGCCGTCATCGCCGGCGGCTCCGAAGGCGTCGGTGCAGCTTTCGCCGACGAACTGAGCCGCGCGGGTTTCGATCTCGTGCTCATCGCCCGTAAGCCCGGACCCCTCGAGGAGACGGCGGACAAGGCGCGGAGCAACGGTGTGCAGGTGCGCATCCTCGCACTGGATCTGCTCGCCGACGATGCCGTGGAGCAGATCCGCAGGGCGACGGAGGACATCGAGGTCGGCCTGTTCGTCTTCAACGCCGGTGCGAACAGCTACGGCCACGAGTTCGTCACCGGCGACCTCGACGGCTTCCGCGGGGTCATCGACCTCAACGTCCACCGGCAGATCGAACTGTCACATCTGTTCGGGGGACCGATGAAGGAACGCGGCCGCGGCGGCATCATGCTGCTCGGCTCCCTCTCCGGTTACATGGGCGCCGAACAGCAGAGCATCTACGCCGCGTCGAAGGCGTTCAGCCGTGTCTTCGCAGAGAGTCTCTGGCTCGAACTCGCTCCGCACGGAGTGCACGTCGTCGAACTCGTTCTCGGGGTCACCCGCACCCCGGCGATGGTGCGCGCGGGACTGAACTTCGACATCCCCGGCATACGTGTCGCCGAACCGGAGGACGTCGCACGTGAGGGCCTCGAACACCTCGCGGACGGCCCGGTGTGGGTCGCGGGGGGAAACTACGAGACCGCGATCAGGCGCAGCGGATTCCCGCGCGACGAACTCGTGCGCGGAGCCGCGGCGGCGATGCGGGCGCTGCTGAACCGCTGA
- a CDS encoding CocE/NonD family hydrolase: protein MAACTITSTGPAVADPTGGAAGVTWENTVDAPDLYPNTAVEWDVPITLSDGTVLRANVFRPAHADGTPIDEPTPVVLGLTPYTKLLSTLASVAMEDPQFAPLVDDLGSVLNFGAPFDGITELAAPAAQLGRAFGLSRELVQNGYTQVIVDVRGTGFSHGQWDVLGPREQQDTLEVIDWASKQPWSNGRVGTTGVSYSAINQIQAAGHRPPALEAIFAVEPGNDLLRDIVGTGGALGVGFMPAWLALVNGLKWVPDVEALIQGRFDAQWLRDRFADPATKLPELFEALTAPTVDGVSPNALEVAQDGPFYQERQADLESIEVPSFVLGGWHDIFANSEPEIYNRIPVAPGRKQLLMGDGYHAVLGTGFGTPGHPPNLEALQRAWFDRWLKDIDNGIDEYGPVTLLQQGGGWVTTDEFPRSNVDHEKLFLSPAPSGTAGHAVHDGTLATSAPDTAQRLTVAPGLRGVCSRESAQGTAGITVLLGAGCTKDARFNEAEGLTFTGAPVTEPTVLSGPVNIHLETVLDATDGFWSVSVNDVAPDGRSTVLTTGSLVASLRAIDDSKSTFTADGDYAEAYPVLTLESRQPVVPGQPVSLDISTLPTEAVLQPGHRLRVDVYAASVPRSLPLGPMLNESGLRPQHLELNPASPSFVTLPVVR, encoded by the coding sequence ATGGCCGCCTGCACCATCACGTCCACCGGACCTGCCGTCGCCGATCCGACCGGTGGAGCCGCCGGCGTCACGTGGGAGAACACCGTCGACGCGCCCGATCTCTATCCGAACACCGCGGTGGAGTGGGACGTTCCCATCACCCTCAGCGACGGCACGGTCCTCCGCGCCAACGTCTTCCGCCCTGCCCACGCCGACGGCACCCCGATCGACGAACCCACGCCGGTCGTCCTCGGCCTCACCCCGTACACCAAGCTGCTGTCGACGCTGGCGTCCGTCGCGATGGAGGATCCGCAGTTCGCCCCGCTCGTGGACGATCTCGGATCCGTCCTGAACTTCGGCGCCCCCTTCGACGGGATCACCGAACTCGCCGCACCCGCGGCACAACTCGGCCGTGCCTTCGGACTGAGCCGCGAGCTCGTGCAGAACGGCTACACGCAGGTGATCGTCGACGTGCGCGGCACCGGTTTCTCCCACGGGCAGTGGGACGTCCTCGGCCCGCGCGAGCAACAGGACACCCTGGAGGTCATCGACTGGGCGTCGAAGCAGCCGTGGTCGAACGGGCGCGTCGGCACGACCGGCGTGTCCTATTCGGCGATCAACCAGATCCAGGCCGCCGGGCACCGGCCGCCCGCGCTCGAGGCGATCTTCGCCGTCGAACCCGGCAACGACCTGCTGCGCGACATCGTCGGTACCGGCGGTGCGCTCGGGGTGGGGTTCATGCCCGCCTGGCTCGCACTCGTCAACGGCCTCAAGTGGGTGCCCGACGTGGAGGCGCTGATCCAGGGGCGCTTCGACGCTCAGTGGTTGCGCGACCGGTTCGCCGACCCCGCCACGAAGCTCCCCGAACTGTTCGAGGCCCTCACCGCGCCGACCGTCGACGGGGTGTCGCCGAACGCCCTCGAGGTCGCGCAGGACGGGCCGTTCTACCAGGAGCGGCAGGCCGACCTCGAGTCGATCGAGGTGCCCTCCTTCGTGCTCGGGGGCTGGCACGACATCTTCGCCAACAGCGAACCCGAGATCTACAACCGCATCCCGGTCGCACCCGGCCGCAAACAGCTGCTGATGGGCGACGGTTACCACGCGGTCCTCGGCACCGGTTTCGGCACACCGGGGCACCCGCCGAACCTCGAGGCGCTGCAACGCGCCTGGTTCGACCGCTGGCTCAAGGACATCGACAACGGCATCGACGAGTACGGTCCGGTGACCCTGCTGCAGCAGGGGGGCGGCTGGGTCACCACCGATGAGTTCCCGCGCAGCAATGTCGATCACGAGAAGCTGTTCCTGTCGCCGGCTCCGAGCGGCACGGCCGGGCACGCGGTCCACGACGGCACGCTCGCCACATCTGCGCCGGACACCGCGCAGCGCCTCACCGTCGCTCCGGGCCTGCGCGGAGTGTGCTCCCGGGAGTCGGCGCAGGGCACCGCAGGGATCACGGTGCTGCTCGGTGCCGGGTGCACGAAGGACGCCCGGTTCAACGAGGCCGAGGGCCTCACCTTCACCGGTGCGCCGGTCACGGAACCGACGGTGTTGTCGGGCCCGGTCAACATCCACCTCGAGACCGTCCTCGACGCCACCGACGGCTTCTGGTCGGTCTCGGTGAACGACGTCGCCCCGGACGGTCGCTCCACCGTCCTGACGACCGGGTCGCTCGTCGCGTCGCTGCGCGCGATCGACGATTCGAAGAGCACCTTCACCGCCGACGGCGACTACGCGGAGGCCTACCCGGTCCTGACGCTCGAGTCCCGGCAGCCCGTCGTGCCCGGGCAGCCGGTGTCCCTGGACATCAGCACCCTGCCCACCGAGGCCGTGCTGCAGCCGGGGCACCGCCTCCGGGTGGACGTCTACGCGGCGAGCGTGCCGCGGTCGCTGCCGCTCGGCCCGATGCTGAACGAGAGCGGGCTGCGGCCGCAGCATCTCGAGCTGAACCCGGCGTCACCGAGCTTCGTGACGCTGCCGGTCGTGCGGTAG
- a CDS encoding MaoC/PaaZ C-terminal domain-containing protein: protein MTVTTSPSSAQWRGRELDTRTIGYDERDAILYALAVGAGATDLDLVFEDRLRVLPTFALTLAQWAPDALGALGAFDTSTALHGSQSLEVLRPLPRSGEITMSARVGEVWDKGRAAVFEVVVESDFFVATWSLFAPGSGGFGGERGPSTPAAPEGEADAVGTLVTRPDQAALYRLTGDRHHIHIDPAAAARIGQPRPILHGLCTLAATTLPLAEMLGAHPADLRRLEGRFAAPVFPGDTAQVRAWGDMRDARFDVVTEAGAVLSGGHAAFV, encoded by the coding sequence ATGACCGTAACGACATCACCGTCGTCCGCGCAGTGGCGCGGCCGCGAGCTGGACACCCGCACGATCGGCTACGACGAACGCGACGCGATCCTGTACGCACTCGCCGTGGGGGCCGGGGCGACGGACCTCGACCTCGTGTTCGAGGACCGTTTGCGGGTGCTGCCGACCTTCGCCCTGACCCTGGCCCAGTGGGCGCCCGACGCGCTCGGCGCGCTCGGCGCATTCGACACGAGCACCGCGCTGCACGGCTCCCAGAGTCTCGAGGTGCTGAGACCCTTGCCGCGGTCCGGCGAGATCACCATGTCCGCGCGGGTCGGGGAGGTCTGGGACAAGGGGCGGGCGGCGGTCTTCGAGGTCGTCGTCGAGAGCGACTTCTTCGTGGCGACCTGGTCGTTGTTCGCCCCGGGCTCGGGAGGATTCGGCGGCGAGCGGGGGCCCTCGACGCCGGCTGCGCCGGAGGGGGAGGCCGATGCGGTCGGCACCCTCGTCACCCGCCCCGACCAGGCCGCGCTCTACCGTCTCACCGGCGATCGGCACCACATCCACATCGATCCCGCCGCAGCCGCCCGCATCGGGCAGCCCCGCCCCATTCTGCACGGGTTGTGCACGCTGGCGGCCACGACGTTGCCGCTCGCGGAGATGCTCGGAGCCCACCCTGCCGACCTGCGGAGACTGGAGGGACGCTTCGCGGCACCCGTCTTCCCCGGCGACACGGCGCAGGTGCGGGCGTGGGGGGACATGAGGGATGCCCGGTTCGACGTCGTCACGGAGGCCGGCGCCGTCCTGTCCGGTGGCCACGCCGCATTCGTCTGA
- the echA20 gene encoding (7aS)-7a-methyl-1,5-dioxo-2,3,5,6,7,7a-hexahydro-1H-indene-carboxyl-CoA hydrolase: MGITSTSDSAGITTVTVDFPPVNALPSQAWFDLAEAITTAGHDMETHVVILRAEGRGFNAGVDIKEMQATEGFDALIAANHGCAAAFSAVYDCEVPVVVAVNGFCVGGGIGLVGNADVIVASDDAVFGLPEVDRGALGAATHLARLVPQHMMRTLYYTAQNVTAQQLESFGSVYKVVPRDRLDAAAREVAEMIAAKDTRVIRRAKEAINRIDPVDVKTSYRLEQGFTFELNLAGIADEHRDEFVATGKPRSNR; encoded by the coding sequence ATGGGCATCACCTCGACCTCCGACAGCGCCGGTATCACCACGGTCACCGTCGACTTCCCTCCCGTGAACGCCCTGCCCTCGCAGGCCTGGTTCGACCTCGCCGAGGCGATCACCACGGCCGGACACGACATGGAGACTCACGTGGTGATCCTGCGAGCGGAGGGCCGCGGCTTCAACGCGGGCGTGGACATCAAGGAAATGCAGGCCACCGAAGGGTTCGACGCCCTCATCGCCGCCAACCACGGCTGCGCCGCCGCATTCTCCGCCGTCTACGACTGCGAGGTCCCCGTCGTCGTGGCCGTCAACGGCTTCTGCGTCGGCGGCGGCATCGGCCTCGTCGGCAACGCCGACGTCATCGTCGCCTCCGACGACGCGGTCTTCGGTCTGCCCGAGGTCGACCGCGGGGCACTCGGCGCCGCAACGCATCTCGCGCGGCTCGTGCCGCAGCACATGATGCGCACCCTCTACTACACGGCGCAGAACGTCACCGCCCAGCAGCTCGAGAGCTTCGGGTCCGTCTACAAGGTCGTCCCGCGCGACCGGCTGGACGCGGCGGCACGCGAGGTCGCCGAGATGATCGCGGCCAAGGACACCCGGGTGATCCGGCGCGCCAAGGAGGCCATCAACCGCATCGATCCGGTCGACGTGAAGACGAGCTACCGCCTCGAGCAGGGCTTCACCTTCGAGCTGAACCTCGCCGGCATCGCCGACGAGCACCGCGACGAGTTCGTCGCGACCGGTAAACCGCGCAGCAATCGCTGA
- a CDS encoding NAD(P)H-dependent flavin oxidoreductase produces MTVLRTALTDLVGIEHPIVQTGMGWVSGPRLTAATSNAGGLGILASATMTYPELEAAVVKTKSLTDKPFGVNIRADASDAGERIDLLIREKVKVASFALAPKKELIAKLKDHGIVVIPSIGAAKHAVKVASWGADAVIVQGGEGGGHTGPVATTLLLPSVLDAVDIPVVAAGGFFDGRGLAAALSYGAAGIAMGTRFLLTSDSAVPDSVKQQYLSRGLQDTTVSLKVDGMPHRVLNTDLVNSLEKSGYVPGLIAAARNAAKFRSMTGMKWSTLIKDGLAMKKASDRTWLQIIMAANTPMLLKAGLVEGNTEAGVLASGQVVGMLDDLPSCQELIDRIMAEAVERLDALAALRQEGRPAA; encoded by the coding sequence GTGACGGTCCTGCGCACCGCCCTCACCGATCTCGTCGGTATCGAGCACCCCATCGTCCAGACAGGCATGGGCTGGGTGTCGGGACCCCGCCTGACCGCCGCGACGTCGAATGCCGGTGGCCTGGGCATCCTCGCGTCGGCGACGATGACCTATCCCGAACTCGAAGCGGCGGTCGTGAAGACGAAGTCGCTCACCGACAAGCCGTTCGGCGTCAACATCCGGGCCGATGCCTCCGACGCCGGCGAGCGCATCGACCTGCTGATCCGCGAGAAGGTGAAAGTCGCGTCGTTCGCGCTCGCACCGAAGAAGGAACTGATCGCGAAGCTCAAGGACCACGGCATCGTCGTGATCCCGTCGATCGGGGCCGCGAAGCACGCGGTGAAGGTCGCCTCGTGGGGCGCCGACGCGGTGATCGTGCAGGGCGGCGAGGGCGGTGGCCACACCGGTCCCGTCGCGACGACCCTGTTGCTGCCGAGCGTTCTCGACGCCGTCGACATCCCGGTCGTCGCCGCCGGTGGTTTCTTCGACGGGCGGGGTCTGGCCGCCGCGCTGTCCTACGGTGCCGCCGGCATCGCGATGGGCACGCGTTTCCTGCTCACCAGCGACAGTGCGGTCCCGGATTCCGTGAAACAGCAGTATCTTTCGCGGGGACTGCAGGACACCACGGTGTCACTCAAGGTCGACGGCATGCCGCACCGGGTGCTCAACACCGATCTGGTGAACAGCCTGGAGAAGTCCGGCTACGTCCCCGGGCTGATCGCGGCGGCGCGGAACGCGGCGAAGTTCCGGTCCATGACGGGCATGAAGTGGTCGACGCTGATCAAGGACGGTCTCGCGATGAAGAAGGCGAGCGACCGCACCTGGCTGCAGATCATCATGGCCGCCAACACCCCGATGCTCCTCAAAGCCGGTCTCGTGGAGGGCAACACCGAGGCCGGGGTGCTGGCCTCCGGCCAGGTCGTGGGCATGCTCGACGACCTGCCGAGCTGCCAGGAGCTGATCGACCGCATCATGGCCGAGGCCGTGGAGCGTCTCGACGCCCTCGCCGCCCTGCGTCAGGAGGGTCGCCCGGCCGCCTGA
- a CDS encoding acetyl-CoA C-acetyltransferase, producing the protein MPEAVIVSAARSPIGRARKGSLASIRPDDLATKMVAAALAKVPELDPTDIDDLMLGCGQPAGQSGFNIARVVAVQLGYDFLPGVTVNRYCSSSLQTTRMALHAIKAGEGDVFVSAGVESVSSFVTGNADGLPDTKNPLFDAAQARSAKLAEGGTAWTDPRSEGLLPDVYVAMGQTAENVASYTGISREDQDHWGVRSHNRAEEAIESGFFEREISPVTLPDGTVVSTDDGPRPGTTYEAVSRLKPVFRPDGTVTAGNACPLNDGAAALVIMSDTKAKELGLTPLARIVSTGVSGLSPEIMGLGPIEATRKALANANLGIDDIDLFEINEAFAVQVLGSARELGIDEDKLNVSGGAIALGHPFGMTGARITATLINNLRTHDKQFGVETMCVGGGQGMAMVIERLS; encoded by the coding sequence ATGCCAGAAGCAGTGATCGTGTCCGCAGCGCGGTCCCCGATCGGCCGCGCCCGCAAGGGATCGCTCGCCTCCATCCGCCCCGACGACCTGGCGACGAAGATGGTCGCCGCGGCCCTGGCGAAGGTCCCCGAGCTCGACCCCACCGACATCGACGACCTGATGCTCGGCTGCGGCCAGCCCGCCGGACAGTCCGGCTTCAACATCGCCCGCGTCGTCGCCGTCCAGCTCGGCTACGACTTCCTGCCCGGCGTGACCGTCAACCGCTATTGCTCGTCGTCGCTGCAGACCACCCGCATGGCCCTCCACGCGATCAAGGCCGGCGAGGGCGACGTGTTCGTCTCCGCCGGCGTCGAGTCGGTCTCGAGCTTCGTCACCGGCAACGCCGACGGCCTGCCCGACACCAAGAACCCCCTGTTCGACGCCGCGCAGGCCCGCAGCGCGAAGCTCGCCGAGGGCGGCACCGCCTGGACCGACCCGCGCAGCGAGGGCCTGCTGCCCGACGTCTACGTCGCGATGGGGCAGACCGCCGAGAACGTCGCTTCCTACACCGGGATCTCCCGCGAGGACCAGGACCACTGGGGGGTGCGCTCGCACAACCGCGCCGAGGAAGCCATCGAGAGCGGGTTCTTCGAGCGGGAGATCAGCCCGGTGACCCTGCCGGACGGCACCGTCGTGTCCACCGACGACGGCCCCCGCCCGGGCACCACCTACGAGGCCGTCAGCCGGCTGAAGCCGGTCTTCCGGCCGGACGGCACCGTCACCGCCGGCAACGCCTGCCCGCTCAACGACGGCGCCGCCGCGCTGGTGATCATGTCGGACACGAAGGCGAAGGAACTGGGCCTGACCCCGCTCGCGCGCATCGTCTCCACCGGCGTGTCGGGGCTGTCGCCGGAGATCATGGGCCTGGGCCCGATCGAGGCCACCCGCAAGGCCCTGGCGAACGCGAACCTCGGCATCGACGACATCGACCTGTTCGAGATCAACGAGGCCTTCGCGGTGCAGGTGCTCGGTTCGGCACGGGAGCTGGGCATCGACGAGGACAAGCTCAACGTCTCCGGCGGTGCGATCGCCCTCGGTCATCCCTTCGGCATGACCGGCGCCCGCATCACCGCGACCCTGATCAACAACCTGCGCACCCACGACAAGCAGTTCGGTGTCGAGACGATGTGCGTCGGTGGCGGCCAGGGCATGGCGATGGTGATCGAACGCCTGAGCTGA